From Streptomyces sp. TLI_053, a single genomic window includes:
- a CDS encoding ATP-binding protein has product MVGSGPELDPDDLPDGLVVADALGRVVCFNRAAARLTGIHPGAALGSGLEDVLPLEDLDGRRWWQLTDPYGGLAVRTSQPERNLLLPGGREVLVSARYVRARPKGPVEKLVIALRGTEARRRTERSHAELIATVAHELRSPLTSVKGFTATLLAKWERFTDGQKRLMLETVDADADRVTRLIAELLDISRIDAGRLELRKQVVDLAAAVRRHVERKVATGIPEDRFDIRIGEPLTVLWADPDKVDQVLANLLENAVRHGEGTVTIEVAPAKEVVEAPVWERPGTPPRIVEGTAVTVSDEGSGIPEEAVPRVFTRFWRGSRRGGTGLGLYIVKGIVEAHGGSIRVDRAPGGGARFRFVLPAGIPDFML; this is encoded by the coding sequence ATGGTCGGCAGCGGGCCAGAGCTCGACCCGGACGACCTGCCGGACGGCCTGGTGGTCGCCGACGCGTTGGGCCGGGTGGTCTGCTTCAACCGCGCCGCCGCCCGGCTGACCGGCATCCACCCGGGGGCCGCCCTCGGCAGCGGACTGGAGGACGTCCTCCCGCTGGAGGACCTCGACGGCCGCCGCTGGTGGCAGCTGACCGACCCGTACGGCGGCCTCGCCGTCCGCACCAGCCAGCCGGAGCGCAATCTGCTGCTGCCCGGCGGCCGCGAGGTGCTGGTCTCCGCCCGCTACGTGCGGGCCCGCCCCAAGGGACCGGTGGAGAAGCTGGTGATCGCCCTGCGCGGCACCGAGGCCCGCCGCCGCACCGAGCGCAGCCACGCCGAACTGATCGCCACCGTCGCGCACGAGCTGCGCTCGCCGCTCACCAGTGTCAAGGGCTTCACGGCGACCCTGCTCGCCAAGTGGGAGCGGTTCACCGACGGGCAGAAGCGGCTGATGCTGGAGACCGTGGACGCGGACGCCGACCGGGTCACCCGGCTGATCGCCGAGCTGCTGGACATCTCCCGGATCGACGCCGGCCGGCTCGAACTGCGCAAGCAGGTGGTGGACCTGGCCGCGGCCGTCCGCCGGCACGTCGAGCGCAAGGTCGCCACCGGCATTCCCGAGGACCGCTTCGACATCCGGATCGGCGAGCCGCTGACGGTGCTGTGGGCCGACCCGGACAAGGTCGACCAGGTGCTCGCCAACCTGCTGGAAAATGCGGTGCGCCATGGCGAGGGGACTGTCACCATCGAGGTGGCACCGGCCAAGGAGGTCGTCGAGGCCCCCGTCTGGGAGCGCCCCGGCACCCCGCCCCGCATCGTGGAAGGCACAGCGGTCACCGTGAGCGACGAAGGAAGCGGGATCCCCGAAGAGGCGGTCCCACGCGTCTTCACCCGCTTCTGGCGCGGCTCCAGGCGCGGCGGAACCGGTCTCGGCCTCTACATCGTCAAGGGCATCGTCGAGGCCCACGGCGGCTCGATCCGGGTGGACCGCGCGCCCGGTGGCGGCGCC